CTCGACGATAATCTTTAAGTTTATTATTCCGCCAGTCTTAGCCTACTTAATCCCTCGTTGGCAAAAAGCTAACCCTGAGCAAGCAGTAATAAACAGCTGATGGATATACACGACGAGTTCAAGCCAGAATTGAGTCCAAAAGATATGCTCGAGCTAGGTGTTTTTGGTGGAGCATATTTCGAAGACATACCTGGCGAGTTCCCAATAGACTGGTTTAAGTCCGCAAGATTATCGAAGAATGGTAAGCCCGACCCGATGCTTAATTACTACGAAATAGAGGCCTCGCAACCGTTACAGGTATGGCAACAAAAGGGCTGGATCCACCCCCAAGACCCGATGGGTTGGTTTCAGTGGTACTGTCGCTACTATCTTGGCAGGCGGACAGACGATGATACCCGCCAGATAAAGCGCTGGAAAGCTATTCGCAGACACATAAGCCAAATCAAAAATGCCTGTAGTCCAGGAGATTTAAGTTGTCGCCGAAAACAACGCCAGGCTTTATTGCATTGGGCTTACGATAGTCGAAAAATATAATAATTTTTTCATACTTAGTGTTGACATTACATTATGTATGGAGTACTCTTTGTATAGTGTGGTATGTACACTTACTGCACATGCTCATTAACAATCTAGTCAGGGAGTGCTCCATGCAACCTTACGAATTCGCAACTGCCTCCCAGATTGGGAGACGGCATCGAGAAGCCAGTCGCAATAATCAAGACGCTTTGCTCGTTCGCCTACCCCGCTCTGCCGTCGAACCGACGGTCGCGGTTGTTAGTGATGGCTGCGGTAGCACACCACATAGCGAACTTGGCGCGTTTCTGCTCGTCAGACTGTTTGCGGACTTGATAGCCCGAGATAATGGGTCGATTCACCGCTTAGAGCAGCGTTTGGCAGAGATTGCCACACAACTCAAGCTCCTGGCCAGGCAACTGTCCGGACAAGACGAGCTGGTGCTTGCAAGCATGCTTGCAACACTTGTTGCGGCTGTGATTGGACCGGATAATGCACACTTCATCGTCGTCGGCGATGGTGTGGTGACTATCAACGGCGAGACTCGTATGTTCACTGACGGTGACGGTACCCCACCTTATCTTGGGTATGCCGCACTTGAAGATCAGAACCTCTACCGCCCAATCGAAGCATTACCGATCAACACAATCACACTGCCGCGTGCCGACCTCACAGACTTCGTGATTGCCAGCGATGGACTTGGCGATCTGATCGATCATCAAGATTCATTGCTCCCCGGCAGTTCGCAAGAAACCGTTGGCAAGCTGGATAAGCTGTGGACCAGCGACTCATTCTTTACCAACCCCGACGCATTACGCCGTTACTTGGCGAGAGTTAACCGAGACGTTAGTAAGTTCGACCGCGCAAGCGGCGAGCTAACACATTACCGGGGACTCCTCGACGACGACACGACTGTAATCGTTGGCCGACGCCTCAAAATGGAGGGCTAATGACAACCGTATATATCAATGGTGCGGCCATTCGCCTGACCTCCTCGATGGCACTCGGGAAAGGTGGTGAAGCGGACGTTTACAAGTACAAAGGCCAAGCCCTGAAGTTGTACAAAGCACCGAATCACCCAGATTTTGTGCACACGCCATTTGAGCGTGACGCAGCTACTCGGCGGCTACAGCTTGCCCAGACTAAGCTTCCGGCTTTCCCGACAGGTCTGCCTTCGCAGATCATCGGGCCAGACGAACTGGTCATGGACAAGAATGGCAAGATCGTCGGGTTCACAATGCCGTTGATCGATGGTACCGTACCGCTCAAACGCTACGGTGAGCGTAGCTGGCGTGATAGCCAAGCTTTCGACCACCAAGCGGTCTTGCAGATCTTCACCGATCTGCATAGTACATTGAGTGCGGTACATAACCATGGCATGGTAATTGGTGACTTTAACGATCTTAACGTCTTGATCAAAGACGACCAAGCGTTCCTAATCGACGCCGATAGCATGCAGTATGGCCAGTACCCGTGTACGGTTTTCACGACACGCTTCGCCGACCCCCTGATTCTCACCGAGGATCAAGGACAGTTAACGATGGCGCGCTCGTTTTCGACCACAACGGATTGGTATGCCTACGCTGTCATGTTGATGCAATCACTGGTCTACGTCGACCCGTATGGGGGCGTTTTCCGGCCAGCGGACAAAAAACATCAGCTGGCTGCCAGCCTGCGACCGTTGCACAGGATAACCGTTTTCCACCCGGAAGTCCGCTATCCAAAGCCAGCCCTACCGCTAAACGTTTTGCCACTTGCCTTGAGTGAATATTTCCACGAAGTGTTCGTTAATGATCTCCGCGAGGAGTTCCCCACCGATCTTCTGGACTCCTCGCTCTGGACACAGCGAACGTTGGCTCTAAGTGCCATACGTACCCCGCAGACCGTAAGTGGTGATGTTGTCGTTACCGTGTTGTTCGATGCATCCGACCACCGGATTTTGGCTGTCGGTTACTTCAAGCAAGGCATGGTCTGGCTGACGCATGATGGTTCGTGTTACCAGCGCGAATCGGATCGCTTTAGGCTCGACGGCCCACTTGATGGGAGTGTTCGCTTCCAGCTGGCTGGCAACACCACCTTGATGGCCAAGCATGGCCGGCTGATTATCTTCAACCCAGATGGGACGAAGGAGATCAAGTCGGTTGACAGTGTTGGCCAGTTGCCGGTAATCGCCAGCAACAGCCAGCACGTCTTCTGGGTTAAGGACGGCCTGCTAATGCGTCGTGGTCGCTTCGGCGACTCGGCAGTTGGCCAGGTCTTGCGCGATCAAACCGTAATTTGGGCAGGTGAGACATTCGGCTTCGGCTACTACCGCGCCGGCGAACTCGAGCAGGCTTTCCTGTTCGACACCAACGGTCGTGGTATTAACGACAATTTCTCGCTCTCGCCTATTCCGGGAAATTTGATTGACATGACGGCCACGTTTAGTGACTCGCTCGTGTGGTTCTTTGCTGCCTTCATGCACGGCGGCCAGGAATATCGCAAGATTAGCGTAATCGACCACCACGGCAACGTGTTGGTTGATGAAACGCAAGACTACGCCGCCGACGGCTGGCACGCCAACATTCGCGGCTTTGCAGCTGCTGGCAGTCTGTTGTTTGCGGCAACCGATGAAGGCCTGGTGCGTATCGAGATCGTGGCCGGAAAGCTCAAGGTAACTCAGCGTTACCCAGACACCGAACCCTACCTCGACCACACTAGTCGGCTCTTCACCCATGCGAAGGGGATCTTCGCCGTCACCCATGGTCAGATCATCGATCTGGCCCTCAAACCGAAAGGAACACCATGAGTCTCGTACTCCCAAACTTCTACCAACCGACCAATGCTGAGGTCTGGGGCTATAACCCGGACATTCAGGCACTGGCAGGCGTTGCCGAGCAGTACCGACAGGACAACAAGATCCTGCCGGCCGCCGGTGATCGCCGTCGGATCGAGCTGCTGCTGATCGATTTGCAGGGTGACTTTACCTATCCGGAAGGCACTCTGTATGTCGGCGGTCGCTCTGGTCGTGGGGCGATCGAGGATATTCAGCGAGTTGCGGAGTTCATCTACCGTAACCTGGATGTCATCACCAACATCACTACCACCCTGGACACGCACTTCGCCTTCCAGATCTTCTTCCCCTGGTTCTGGCAGAACGCCGCCGGCAATTCACCGGCAGCGCACACCATCATCACCACGGAAGACATTCGGAAGGGTGTCTACACGCCCAACCCGGCTGTCGCCGGCCTGTTGGTCGGCGGCAACTACCAGTGGCTGCTCAAGCAGGTCGCATTCTATGTGGCCGAGCTCGAGCGAGCGGGCAAGTACCAGCTTTACCTCTGGCCGCCGCACACTCTGCTGGGCAGC
This genomic window from Candidatus Nomurabacteria bacterium contains:
- a CDS encoding protein phosphatase 2C domain-containing protein, whose translation is MQPYEFATASQIGRRHREASRNNQDALLVRLPRSAVEPTVAVVSDGCGSTPHSELGAFLLVRLFADLIARDNGSIHRLEQRLAEIATQLKLLARQLSGQDELVLASMLATLVAAVIGPDNAHFIVVGDGVVTINGETRMFTDGDGTPPYLGYAALEDQNLYRPIEALPINTITLPRADLTDFVIASDGLGDLIDHQDSLLPGSSQETVGKLDKLWTSDSFFTNPDALRRYLARVNRDVSKFDRASGELTHYRGLLDDDTTVIVGRRLKMEG
- a CDS encoding nicotinamidase, whose translation is MSLVLPNFYQPTNAEVWGYNPDIQALAGVAEQYRQDNKILPAAGDRRRIELLLIDLQGDFTYPEGTLYVGGRSGRGAIEDIQRVAEFIYRNLDVITNITTTLDTHFAFQIFFPWFWQNAAGNSPAAHTIITTEDIRKGVYTPNPAVAGLLVGGNYQWLLKQVAFYVAELERAGKYQLYLWPPHTLLGSVGHVLNGVIHEARMFHALTRFSQSGSEIKGGNALTENYSVLRPEVLMRWDGEPLDQKNTRFIESLLENDYVVIGGEAASHCVSSSIDDLLGEILAKDPALAAKVYILADCMSAVVVPDGNGGFLADFTPQAEAALERFRQAGMHVVKSTDPITSWPDFRL